In Treponema sp. OMZ 798, the following proteins share a genomic window:
- a CDS encoding outer-membrane lipoprotein carrier protein LolA: MKKNISIILFILIGSLCFSQNITTAGDLFASVSDRYAQIQDYIVDMSISSGNSTQQATAMFKRPDKLRLDFRVPEEQCIVFNGNTLSIYLPQYRTILTQDVEQSNAGGSSLATPQGLSLMKRGYTIQYDATSAPQPLEEGSSENVIILLMNRKSATETFKTLRVMIYPDGKLIRRIEAIPVSGGKITFDFYNYRINAGVGSRNFVFDAPSTAKSFNDFLFVD; this comes from the coding sequence ATGAAAAAAAATATAAGTATTATTTTATTTATTCTTATAGGTTCGCTTTGTTTTTCTCAAAATATAACTACCGCGGGCGATTTGTTTGCTTCAGTTTCCGATAGGTATGCTCAAATACAGGATTATATTGTAGATATGAGCATAAGTTCAGGAAATTCAACACAACAGGCTACGGCCATGTTTAAGAGACCCGATAAGCTGCGCTTGGATTTTAGGGTTCCTGAAGAGCAATGCATAGTTTTTAACGGAAACACTCTTTCAATTTACCTGCCCCAATACAGAACCATTTTGACTCAGGATGTCGAACAAAGCAATGCCGGAGGTTCTTCACTGGCAACCCCTCAAGGCCTTTCCCTTATGAAAAGAGGTTACACAATTCAATACGATGCGACATCGGCTCCGCAGCCCTTGGAAGAAGGCTCCTCTGAAAACGTTATAATATTATTGATGAATAGAAAATCTGCAACCGAGACCTTCAAAACTCTTCGCGTTATGATTTATCCTGACGGTAAATTAATACGCCGAATTGAGGCAATACCTGTTTCAGGCGGTAAAATTACATTCGATTTTTATAATTACAGAATAAACGCAGGAGTAGGCAGCAGAAACTTTGTTTTTGATGCTCCTTCTACAGCAAAATCCTTTAATGATTTTCTTTTTGTCGATTAA
- a CDS encoding M15 family metallopeptidase, with protein sequence MTQYLDSTKMQTILDNFKRFLFILFFFIACLSIVPCQNRNKLDTFNFNLDNPWLSLKAIQTAYPDLVKNISFDSELNDWFITIRNQNLYWADGRLLPKKDLKNKQRWAPIISYFYSDEIQNPKDFSEDLISALKPESLIKNRKVTPPPNYTFFMLLFNGKNRKEIIKQIRRSRFLGYDVWVHQRVVGPLRRVQAKIYEAQKTNTEVKKFLKELNQCWSFNWRVIADSGKLSNHSWGSAIDLLPANYRNKKIYWFWEAARNDYWMKIMPYRRWIPPKAVIDAFESEGFIWGGKWTLWDNMHFEYRPELLYIRNFVLYSEFNTFIAQDTKKLYQKPETETITLDKKIPPQLADIFQMAELVKFTLSFSNNLMSFYGIGDKAQENHIEEENIEEPQEPKYLEEMID encoded by the coding sequence TTGACTCAGTACTTAGATAGCACCAAAATGCAAACAATTTTAGACAATTTTAAAAGGTTTCTTTTTATTTTATTTTTTTTTATAGCTTGTTTAAGTATTGTACCATGCCAAAATAGAAACAAACTTGATACCTTTAATTTTAACCTTGATAATCCATGGCTTAGTCTAAAAGCTATCCAAACTGCCTATCCGGATCTTGTAAAGAATATTTCCTTTGATTCGGAATTAAACGATTGGTTTATAACGATAAGAAATCAAAATTTGTATTGGGCAGATGGGAGACTTTTACCGAAAAAAGATCTTAAAAACAAACAAAGATGGGCCCCTATAATTTCTTATTTTTATTCTGATGAAATACAAAATCCTAAAGACTTTTCTGAAGACCTTATATCGGCATTAAAACCTGAAAGTCTAATAAAGAATCGAAAAGTAACCCCTCCTCCAAATTACACCTTTTTTATGCTTTTATTTAATGGGAAAAACCGCAAAGAGATTATAAAGCAAATACGCCGATCACGTTTCTTGGGTTATGATGTCTGGGTGCATCAACGTGTTGTAGGGCCTTTAAGGCGTGTTCAAGCAAAAATATATGAAGCCCAAAAAACAAACACGGAAGTTAAAAAATTTTTAAAAGAACTAAACCAGTGTTGGAGCTTTAACTGGAGGGTTATAGCAGACTCCGGTAAACTTAGCAACCACAGCTGGGGCTCGGCTATCGATCTTTTACCGGCAAACTACAGAAACAAAAAAATCTATTGGTTTTGGGAAGCGGCCAGGAATGATTATTGGATGAAAATAATGCCCTACAGAAGATGGATACCTCCTAAGGCCGTAATAGATGCTTTTGAAAGTGAAGGTTTTATCTGGGGCGGTAAATGGACCCTCTGGGATAATATGCATTTTGAATACCGCCCCGAACTTTTATATATCCGGAATTTTGTTCTATATTCGGAATTTAATACATTTATAGCACAGGACACAAAGAAGTTATATCAAAAGCCTGAAACGGAAACAATTACACTTGATAAAAAAATACCACCGCAGCTTGCAGATATTTTTCAAATGGCAGAATTAGTAAAATTTACCTTATCCTTTTCCAATAATCTGATGTCCTTTTACGGTATCGGTGATAAAGCTCAAGAAAATCATATTGAGGAAGAAAATATAGAAGAACCTCAAGAACCAAAATACCTGGAGGAAATGATTGATTAA
- a CDS encoding helix-turn-helix transcriptional regulator, whose translation MNEIGKLLTETRIKKDLELDQVARETNIAKRYLEALESDDYSVFPAEPYIVGFLRNYCEYLDLDPEEITNLYKQIKIQETSLPPDALLEKRGFALSKPLIIGFGVLAAIALIIIVVFFAIKSWIPAIQQKRSRENAVTEVRETREAKTYEINQQKYEQRVFEGDVLKLSIKDKEHKIEVEKISPKLNLKTGLGNQIISLGQTVKIDLDNDLTPDIEITLEDIDKSNSESGALVSILTGNNIAQGTPSAGTDLVVSEGDSQASAAYKVLFESGSAYPVTLNATFRGYCLFRHEADRANREERYYQKAEQLTVQANNGLRIWASNGNAVKLQVVAGGKTVDLEVSRPGEVIVKDLKWIRDDETKRFKFIVVDVD comes from the coding sequence ATGAACGAAATCGGAAAATTACTCACCGAAACAAGAATAAAAAAAGATCTTGAGCTTGACCAAGTTGCAAGAGAAACAAATATAGCCAAAAGGTACTTGGAAGCCTTGGAAAGCGATGATTATAGCGTTTTCCCCGCAGAGCCGTATATCGTAGGTTTTTTGAGAAATTATTGTGAATATCTGGACCTTGACCCCGAAGAAATAACCAATCTTTATAAACAGATTAAAATACAGGAAACCTCTTTGCCCCCCGATGCCCTATTAGAAAAAAGAGGCTTTGCTTTGTCTAAACCCCTTATTATAGGCTTTGGTGTATTGGCAGCTATTGCATTAATAATTATAGTAGTTTTTTTTGCAATTAAAAGCTGGATACCGGCAATACAGCAAAAACGCAGCCGGGAAAATGCTGTAACCGAAGTCCGGGAAACAAGGGAAGCAAAAACATATGAAATAAATCAGCAAAAGTATGAACAAAGAGTATTTGAGGGTGATGTTTTAAAATTAAGCATAAAAGATAAAGAACACAAGATTGAGGTAGAAAAAATAAGCCCTAAATTAAACTTAAAAACCGGATTGGGAAATCAAATCATAAGCTTAGGACAGACAGTAAAAATAGATCTTGATAATGATTTGACACCGGATATAGAAATTACTTTAGAAGATATCGATAAAAGTAACTCAGAATCCGGAGCTCTGGTATCTATCTTGACCGGAAATAATATTGCACAGGGAACACCCTCTGCAGGAACGGACTTAGTCGTTTCCGAAGGAGACTCTCAAGCATCTGCTGCTTACAAGGTATTGTTTGAAAGCGGGTCTGCCTATCCCGTAACCCTAAATGCTACATTTAGGGGCTACTGCCTATTCAGACATGAGGCGGACAGAGCTAACAGGGAAGAAAGATACTATCAAAAAGCCGAACAGCTTACCGTTCAAGCCAATAACGGTCTAAGAATTTGGGCATCCAACGGAAATGCAGTAAAACTCCAAGTAGTTGCAGGCGGTAAAACAGTAGATTTGGAAGTCAGCCGGCCGGGAGAAGTTATCGTAAAAGACCTCAAGTGGATACGGGACGATGAAACCAAACGCTTTAAATTCATAGTTGTAGATGTCGATTAA
- a CDS encoding MiaB/RimO family radical SAM methylthiotransferase has protein sequence MDLHGCAKNQVDAELIIGIMDNLSWENTSNPDDADLIIVNSCGFINSAKEESINAVLQAKAAHPKAKILLAGCLAERYAEVLKKDLPEADGIFGNGNLYLLPQLIETMFSKHTLPEKSSEKALVPPQTGVCGGERPKILNFPRSAYIKITEGCDNFCSFCAIPLIRGRLRSRSVKDICDEIKAFLEKGFYEFNLIGQDLAAYQTGKDDLKKAELHKKNYSGLALLLKSISEINGNFKIRLLYIHPDHFPLDILPIMTADTRFLPYFDIPFQSGAQKIIRAMNRKGSAEVYLDIVKNIREAFKKANSPYGEPQIRTTFLVGFPGETDEDFNETIAFLKNLEPLWSGGFTYSREEDTPSYSFKGRVSQKTAEFRLAEIQNIQTSITEKKLDSFIGKEIEVLVEELIPADRLFEFNEDEETELEEDTTFLALGRTWFQAPEVDGAVILSFDLDKKDTDGNTIVPGSIVKAKILARNGFDLEALAV, from the coding sequence ATGGACTTGCACGGCTGTGCAAAAAACCAGGTTGATGCAGAGCTTATAATAGGGATAATGGATAATTTATCGTGGGAAAACACCTCCAACCCCGATGATGCCGATCTTATCATAGTAAATTCTTGCGGATTTATTAATTCTGCAAAGGAAGAATCGATAAATGCCGTATTACAGGCTAAGGCAGCCCACCCTAAGGCTAAGATTCTCTTAGCAGGATGTTTGGCAGAGCGTTATGCCGAGGTGCTTAAAAAGGATTTACCTGAAGCAGACGGTATTTTTGGCAACGGAAACCTTTATCTATTGCCCCAATTAATAGAGACTATGTTTTCTAAACATACCTTGCCCGAAAAAAGCAGCGAAAAAGCCCTTGTTCCGCCTCAAACAGGAGTCTGCGGAGGGGAAAGACCTAAGATACTTAACTTTCCGCGTTCTGCCTATATCAAAATAACCGAAGGCTGTGATAATTTTTGCAGTTTTTGTGCCATCCCCCTTATCAGAGGCCGGTTAAGAAGCCGATCTGTAAAAGACATCTGTGATGAAATAAAAGCCTTTTTAGAAAAGGGCTTTTATGAATTTAACCTGATCGGACAAGACCTAGCCGCCTATCAAACAGGAAAAGATGACCTAAAAAAGGCTGAATTGCATAAAAAAAACTACTCCGGCTTAGCCCTCCTTTTAAAGAGCATTTCTGAAATAAACGGCAATTTTAAGATAAGATTACTCTACATTCATCCGGACCATTTTCCGCTTGACATTCTTCCTATAATGACGGCAGATACTAGATTTTTGCCCTATTTCGATATTCCCTTTCAATCAGGGGCACAAAAAATAATAAGGGCTATGAACAGAAAAGGCTCTGCCGAAGTTTACCTTGATATCGTAAAGAATATAAGGGAAGCGTTTAAAAAAGCAAACAGTCCATATGGAGAACCTCAAATACGGACAACTTTTCTGGTAGGCTTTCCGGGTGAAACGGATGAGGACTTCAATGAAACTATCGCCTTTTTAAAGAACTTAGAACCTCTTTGGTCGGGAGGCTTTACATATTCAAGGGAAGAAGATACTCCTTCATACTCTTTTAAAGGAAGAGTCTCACAAAAAACAGCCGAATTCCGCCTTGCCGAAATACAAAATATCCAAACCTCCATAACCGAAAAAAAGCTTGATTCTTTTATAGGAAAAGAAATAGAGGTCTTAGTAGAAGAGCTTATTCCGGCAGATCGGCTTTTTGAATTTAATGAGGATGAAGAGACGGAACTTGAAGAGGATACAACATTCTTAGCCCTTGGGCGGACCTGGTTTCAAGCACCTGAAGTTGACGGAGCCGTCATTTTAAGCTTTGACTTAGACAAAAAAGACACGGACGGAAATACCATAGTCCCCGGCTCCATTGTAAAAGCAAAAATCTTAGCCAGAAACGGTTTTGATTTGGAAGCTCTAGCCGTTTAA
- a CDS encoding Holliday junction resolvase-like protein translates to MIKIILGIFIIAISFLVGLIIGKYKERSLNLKNLKEARKDAVKRSRAILNGQLSEQLAPFFPGFPADPTEIHFIGKPIDYIAFNGSSQGSIKDISFIEVKTGSSSLSAVERSLKDAVEKGKIKYVEYRVDRDFRLNRIKKQ, encoded by the coding sequence TTGATTAAGATTATTTTAGGAATATTTATAATTGCAATATCCTTTTTAGTTGGACTTATTATCGGAAAATATAAAGAAAGGAGTTTGAATCTAAAGAATTTAAAAGAAGCCAGAAAGGATGCCGTAAAACGCTCAAGAGCAATATTAAACGGACAGCTTTCAGAGCAGCTCGCACCGTTTTTTCCCGGTTTTCCTGCAGATCCCACCGAGATACATTTTATCGGTAAGCCGATAGACTACATAGCATTTAACGGATCATCTCAAGGCTCCATCAAAGATATAAGCTTTATAGAAGTAAAGACAGGCTCATCATCTTTGAGTGCCGTTGAAAGATCATTAAAAGATGCTGTGGAAAAAGGAAAAATAAAATATGTAGAATACAGGGTAGATAGAGATTTTAGATTAAACCGTATAAAAAAGCAGTAA